A stretch of the Pseudalkalibacillus hwajinpoensis genome encodes the following:
- a CDS encoding BsuPI-related putative proteinase inhibitor: MNTNTNNNTSEQVSGSSGIVAGSLEPTLQLETTESGAATFLYRIQNQTERVQSIHFPSSQKYDYKLSNEQGEVIKTYSATKSFLKEEENVTLKQAESLEYSIIVDELTPGSYTLEVWLATDGDGQFKQSIDFTID; this comes from the coding sequence ATGAATACGAATACAAATAACAATACAAGTGAGCAAGTATCTGGTTCTTCTGGCATAGTAGCTGGATCTCTTGAACCTACCCTTCAGCTTGAAACAACGGAAAGCGGAGCGGCAACTTTCTTATATCGTATTCAAAACCAAACAGAGAGAGTCCAATCTATCCACTTTCCAAGTAGTCAAAAGTATGACTATAAACTTTCGAATGAGCAAGGAGAAGTAATTAAAACCTATTCCGCTACCAAAAGCTTTTTGAAAGAAGAAGAGAACGTTACATTAAAACAAGCTGAATCACTCGAGTACTCCATTATTGTAGATGAACTTACACCAGGATCCTATACACTAGAAGTTTGGCTAGCAACAGATGGAGATGGCCAGTTCAAACAATCCATTGATTTTACAATCGATTAA
- a CDS encoding N-acetylmuramoyl-L-alanine amidase produces the protein MIIIDAGHGGNDPGAVANGVKEKDWTMEVALHQYEFLKNLGIPCAITRRTDIDLSSEKRSSLVKGSGASICLSNHYNAGGGSGAEVIHSIYAKSDLAGSIAESLKKAGMGVRRVFSRVGADRKDYYYMHRLTGDVETVIIEYGFLDSSSDVNKLKARSYRLQLAEEAVLAAVRYLKGAPQSLYYVQAGAYKEKVNADQLCQKLKKNGYDAFVKKV, from the coding sequence GTGATTATCATTGATGCAGGACATGGCGGGAATGATCCAGGAGCGGTGGCGAATGGCGTGAAAGAGAAGGATTGGACTATGGAAGTAGCGCTTCATCAATATGAGTTTTTGAAGAATCTTGGTATACCTTGTGCTATTACAAGAAGGACAGATATTGATCTATCTTCTGAAAAGCGTTCTTCACTTGTTAAAGGATCGGGTGCTTCAATTTGTTTGAGTAATCATTATAATGCGGGGGGAGGAAGTGGGGCTGAAGTTATTCATTCAATTTACGCAAAGAGTGATTTGGCAGGCAGTATAGCAGAATCTTTGAAAAAAGCGGGGATGGGAGTGCGAAGAGTTTTCTCTAGAGTAGGAGCGGATAGAAAAGATTACTATTATATGCATCGTTTAACTGGGGATGTAGAGACAGTAATAATTGAATATGGCTTTTTGGATTCTTCATCGGATGTAAATAAATTAAAGGCTCGCTCCTATCGCCTCCAGCTTGCTGAGGAAGCTGTGCTTGCGGCCGTGCGGTATTTAAAAGGTGCGCCACAGTCACTGTATTACGTTCAGGCCGGCGCTTATAAGGAGAAAGTTAACGCTGATCAATTATGCCAGAAATTGAAAAAGAATGGGTACGACGCATTTGTGAAAAAGGTTTGA
- a CDS encoding YfhE family protein, with product MAKNSQYQPIHESGFSLSDAQEVAYAKEFKKADIAGGIRKPKVKRAKSENPDLLK from the coding sequence ATGGCTAAGAATTCTCAATACCAACCAATTCATGAGAGTGGTTTCTCACTAAGTGATGCTCAAGAAGTAGCTTATGCGAAAGAATTTAAGAAAGCAGATATTGCCGGAGGAATTCGTAAGCCTAAAGTGAAAAGGGCAAAGAGCGAAAATCCTGATCTACTTAAATAA
- a CDS encoding GerMN domain-containing protein: MSDRTKSLLSQLPEVKDHRSKESIYHNIEKKKNEQSQRQRTKKKTPWIIPSIAAIVVLFLAVLITPGLFNQNDNSSNMAITQSDSNNSDTANSSVSGDDSKSESTTLAPTGEKSDQTSDTVKEEPPTLTKEPTTFDSYIPAFQQSEGANVVVSFPDPESLLLVPLSFTLDENKSIQENLEEILSTFDVSKFGLERSPLVDATLDLIDTDGIKTLIVSFKEPGDSLSSTESIMINDSVQQLAKSLGADQINWQTNGEEGYTLGNFGSADTTVNQKPSPYYLYESSSESRFLVKGPALSGEEGAELDVALSLMKEGDPNVPYYMPAIPPNVGIYSFEGDGPEATIAFTEESEFQSKEEAMQTIEALMLTASQYNYQTIRFENTGFDQIGGYSLDQSLTIPSSPNAISR, encoded by the coding sequence ATGAGTGATCGAACAAAATCCCTTCTTTCTCAACTACCTGAAGTCAAAGATCATAGAAGCAAAGAATCGATCTATCACAACATCGAGAAAAAAAAGAATGAACAATCACAAAGACAACGAACAAAGAAGAAAACGCCATGGATCATTCCCAGTATTGCCGCTATTGTGGTCCTATTCCTGGCCGTTCTAATTACGCCTGGTCTCTTCAATCAAAATGATAACTCTTCTAATATGGCCATTACACAATCAGACTCAAACAATTCAGATACAGCAAACTCTTCAGTCTCAGGAGATGATTCAAAATCTGAAAGCACAACATTAGCACCTACTGGTGAGAAATCAGATCAAACGAGTGATACTGTTAAGGAAGAGCCGCCAACACTCACAAAAGAACCGACTACTTTTGACAGCTACATTCCAGCATTTCAGCAGTCTGAAGGAGCAAACGTTGTCGTTTCTTTCCCAGATCCTGAAAGCTTACTTCTCGTTCCGCTTTCATTTACTTTAGATGAAAACAAAAGCATACAAGAAAACTTAGAAGAAATTTTATCTACTTTTGATGTTTCGAAATTTGGTCTTGAACGCTCACCACTAGTTGATGCAACTCTAGATTTGATTGATACTGATGGAATTAAAACACTCATAGTTAGCTTTAAAGAGCCTGGTGATAGCCTTTCATCGACGGAATCAATTATGATAAACGATAGTGTTCAACAGTTAGCGAAAAGTCTCGGTGCCGATCAAATCAATTGGCAAACGAATGGAGAGGAAGGCTACACTCTCGGAAATTTCGGTTCAGCTGACACGACAGTGAATCAAAAGCCTTCTCCATATTACCTTTATGAATCAAGTTCTGAATCACGTTTCCTCGTAAAAGGACCAGCCCTTTCAGGTGAAGAAGGTGCTGAACTCGATGTCGCTCTCTCGCTTATGAAAGAAGGCGATCCTAACGTGCCCTATTACATGCCAGCGATCCCTCCTAACGTAGGCATCTATTCATTCGAAGGAGACGGTCCTGAAGCAACAATTGCCTTTACGGAAGAAAGTGAATTTCAATCAAAAGAGGAAGCGATGCAAACAATCGAAGCCTTAATGCTTACTGCTTCTCAATATAACTATCAGACGATTCGTTTTGAGAACACTGGCTTTGATCAAATCGGTGGATATTCACTTGATCAATCCCTAACCATTCCTTCATCTCCTAATGCTATTTCGAGATGA
- a CDS encoding endolytic transglycosylase MltG: MSKQEAKGIGAGLLFAALLLTAYYFLFSPAKAEEGNKLTEAAVEQHLEEKGMVMVKKEEYDSLKEKEATQNQQVSENQATKEKVEKEKVSDQPEKITFTIKEGMTSQEVAQSLEDKKLVKKSDDFIKSLRDMDKEMAVQPGEYELQTDMSSADIVEEVTR; the protein is encoded by the coding sequence ATGAGTAAGCAAGAAGCAAAAGGAATTGGGGCTGGTCTTTTATTCGCTGCGCTTTTGTTAACGGCATATTACTTTTTATTTTCTCCAGCAAAAGCAGAGGAAGGCAATAAGCTAACAGAAGCTGCCGTTGAACAGCATTTAGAAGAAAAAGGCATGGTTATGGTTAAAAAGGAAGAGTATGATTCTTTGAAAGAAAAAGAAGCGACTCAGAATCAACAAGTGAGCGAAAATCAGGCTACAAAAGAAAAGGTAGAGAAAGAAAAAGTCTCTGATCAACCTGAGAAAATCACCTTTACTATTAAAGAAGGAATGACCAGTCAGGAAGTTGCTCAAAGTCTAGAAGACAAGAAGCTAGTAAAGAAATCGGATGATTTTATTAAATCGCTTCGAGACATGGACAAAGAAATGGCAGTTCAGCCAGGTGAATATGAACTTCAAACGGATATGTCTTCTGCAGATATAGTGGAAGAGGTTACGAGATAA
- a CDS encoding protein-glutamine gamma-glutamyltransferase: MITIGGNSVNKDDAINAGIVRPLEQTILHVMHASPYTYSYRSMDALLFEIRFRVAITDSSRELYYSGVQFADFYRSRCNPMFWNLLPDGAFQLKMGVPASEAILDIYRNGRLYAFECATAMIIILYHAAVKMLPPAQFNRLFSNIRLWGWKYDQDLQIVHNIPPDYLPGDIRYVKNPDVNPLTPEWQGENVVDLGDGTFFGHGLGFRTVEGMIEALALRRRPGATRMPYLMLPATRPGFSYLYQFSSNRKEGTTPIMLFDDTLQRSTMSIDEYEEKHEELLKNFITIRIGNSS, encoded by the coding sequence ATGATTACTATAGGAGGTAATAGTGTAAATAAAGACGATGCGATAAACGCTGGCATTGTACGACCTCTTGAACAAACGATACTTCATGTCATGCATGCAAGTCCCTATACGTATTCCTATCGCTCGATGGATGCATTATTATTTGAAATTCGATTTAGAGTAGCCATCACAGACAGTTCACGTGAACTTTACTATAGCGGTGTTCAATTTGCAGACTTTTATCGTTCGCGATGTAACCCTATGTTCTGGAACCTCCTACCAGATGGCGCCTTTCAATTAAAAATGGGCGTTCCGGCATCTGAAGCAATACTCGATATTTACCGAAATGGGAGACTATATGCGTTTGAATGTGCCACCGCTATGATTATTATTCTCTATCACGCAGCAGTCAAAATGCTCCCTCCAGCACAGTTTAATCGACTATTTTCAAACATACGGCTTTGGGGATGGAAATACGACCAGGATTTGCAAATTGTTCACAACATCCCTCCTGACTACCTTCCTGGTGATATTCGATATGTAAAAAATCCTGACGTGAATCCTCTTACGCCAGAATGGCAAGGTGAGAATGTTGTAGATTTAGGGGATGGTACTTTTTTTGGACACGGTTTAGGCTTTCGAACCGTTGAAGGTATGATTGAAGCCCTTGCATTAAGAAGACGGCCGGGTGCGACGCGGATGCCTTATTTAATGCTTCCTGCTACTAGACCTGGGTTTTCCTACTTGTATCAATTCTCATCCAATAGAAAAGAAGGAACAACGCCTATTATGTTGTTCGATGACACCTTACAGCGATCTACAATGTCAATTGATGAATATGAAGAAAAGCATGAAGAACTTCTAAAAAACTTCATAACGATACGAATTGGAAATAGCTCTTGA
- a CDS encoding RNA polymerase sigma factor SigX, with protein MDKTFERLYDRYHTNLFQFLFYMVKNRAIAEELVQEVYINVLRSYDKYEERSNEKTWLFAIARNIAIDYLRTHNRRTSRWLSKFDFNKQQPTDESPLPEEILLQKEEVQAIYKCLRECTLDQQQVLILRYIQELSINETAEILNWSVSKVKTTQHRAIKALRDLVDDPSKNQLKGVL; from the coding sequence ATGGATAAGACATTTGAACGTTTATATGATCGCTACCACACGAACTTATTTCAATTTTTATTCTATATGGTAAAAAATAGAGCAATTGCGGAAGAGTTAGTGCAAGAGGTTTATATTAACGTGCTACGTTCTTATGACAAGTATGAAGAACGCAGCAATGAGAAGACATGGTTGTTTGCCATTGCGAGAAATATAGCCATTGATTATTTACGTACACACAATCGAAGAACCTCAAGGTGGCTTAGTAAGTTCGATTTTAACAAGCAGCAGCCAACTGATGAATCTCCACTTCCGGAAGAAATCCTACTTCAAAAAGAAGAAGTGCAAGCCATTTATAAATGTTTAAGAGAATGCACACTTGATCAGCAACAGGTGCTAATCCTTCGCTACATTCAAGAGCTGTCGATAAACGAAACAGCCGAAATATTAAATTGGAGTGTTAGTAAAGTGAAAACAACTCAGCATCGGGCTATTAAAGCGCTCCGCGATCTAGTAGATGATCCATCCAAAAACCAACTAAAGGGGGTCTTATGA
- a CDS encoding Ger(x)C family spore germination protein, protein MNKKLYQCLILLSMLILLTSCWDQELLKESKLIYGAGFDYENEDEIRTTFVVRNLGVPVSQGGVYSNRIISIAGPSPRATRIEMDRIISKQVTASKNQLLLLGEEVAKHNVDHMFDILYRDPKSPLDAHVGVVEGRATDMFKLDHIGDTLVTEFITNLIKGAENKTEAPRMTIEKTFRYSHDQGQDYALPYISFNDEVGAPEMDGLALFHHSNYTGVKIPPLDATLLLLLSNAKSKKASLVENLGENHKKGYLTETVTINIRDSTSDIAYSFKDQKLTKAVVNLEVRGNIEEYPQNHLFKESQVEEIADELSTRLTKRANDLLNKIQEANCDFLGIGRDLNAYHHKAWDGEQWDNDYPKLDLQANVKVKIAETGIIK, encoded by the coding sequence ATGAACAAAAAACTTTATCAATGCCTTATTTTGCTTAGTATGCTCATACTCCTAACTTCCTGCTGGGATCAGGAATTATTAAAGGAATCTAAGCTCATTTACGGAGCTGGATTTGACTATGAGAACGAAGATGAGATTCGCACCACTTTTGTCGTCCGTAATCTTGGTGTCCCTGTAAGCCAGGGGGGTGTTTATTCCAATCGAATTATTTCTATTGCAGGCCCCTCCCCTCGAGCTACTCGAATAGAAATGGATCGAATTATTTCAAAACAAGTAACCGCCTCAAAAAATCAACTACTGCTTTTAGGGGAAGAAGTAGCAAAACACAACGTTGATCATATGTTTGATATTTTGTACCGTGACCCCAAAAGTCCACTAGATGCGCACGTTGGCGTAGTAGAAGGTCGCGCAACAGATATGTTCAAATTGGATCACATTGGTGATACGCTTGTAACTGAGTTTATTACGAATCTCATTAAAGGAGCAGAGAATAAAACAGAAGCTCCTCGTATGACTATTGAGAAAACATTTCGCTATTCCCACGATCAAGGTCAGGATTATGCTTTGCCTTATATTAGTTTTAATGATGAAGTAGGTGCACCGGAAATGGATGGACTGGCTCTATTTCATCATTCCAACTATACTGGCGTTAAGATTCCACCACTAGACGCTACGCTGTTGCTCCTTCTGAGTAATGCTAAAAGTAAAAAGGCTAGTTTAGTTGAAAACTTAGGCGAAAACCATAAAAAAGGCTATCTAACTGAAACCGTTACAATCAATATTCGGGACTCTACGTCAGATATTGCTTATTCTTTTAAGGATCAGAAATTAACGAAGGCGGTTGTCAATCTTGAAGTAAGAGGAAATATAGAGGAGTATCCTCAAAACCACCTCTTTAAAGAAAGTCAAGTGGAAGAAATAGCAGATGAGCTATCAACCAGGTTAACAAAAAGAGCAAATGATTTACTTAATAAAATTCAGGAAGCAAACTGTGATTTCCTTGGAATTGGTCGTGATTTAAATGCTTATCACCACAAAGCATGGGACGGGGAACAGTGGGACAATGACTATCCAAAACTAGATCTTCAGGCTAACGTAAAGGTAAAGATTGCTGAAACAGGAATAATTAAATAG
- a CDS encoding ABC transporter permease subunit, translating to MENKAVRTGLKFITAFIGVLLLGALPGLFNGMKLDFSGYLKRLVETLEELIHYQDITFRSGNANYQLFPEVFDYATYSIVILFSALFLSFVVGFVFTYVTYRFTPPMRKWFKRFAFLTESFPDVFILVIVQIGIIWFYKKTDILLMDIAAYERIYTMPILVLSILPAFLFYRIMMQVFEEEFEKPYVELARTKGVQSTAIFLVHVFRNAILSIYFHSPSIVWFTLSNLFIMEFVFNLNGLIRFMYEHPTPEIFTIGALCLFIPIFLALTLYQFVAERVSKEEALL from the coding sequence ATGGAGAATAAGGCTGTTCGAACTGGCCTTAAGTTTATTACTGCTTTTATTGGTGTGCTGTTACTAGGGGCGTTACCGGGGTTATTCAATGGCATGAAGCTTGATTTTTCTGGATATTTGAAGAGATTAGTTGAGACATTAGAGGAGTTGATCCACTATCAAGATATAACGTTTCGCTCTGGGAATGCGAATTATCAATTGTTCCCAGAGGTCTTTGATTATGCGACATATTCCATAGTCATTTTATTCAGTGCCTTATTTCTTTCGTTTGTTGTAGGATTTGTTTTTACATACGTTACCTACAGATTTACGCCTCCTATGCGAAAATGGTTTAAACGATTTGCATTTCTAACTGAATCTTTTCCAGATGTATTTATTCTCGTAATTGTTCAAATTGGAATCATCTGGTTTTATAAAAAAACAGATATTTTGTTAATGGATATTGCAGCATATGAACGAATTTACACGATGCCTATTTTAGTGCTATCTATATTACCAGCTTTCCTATTCTATCGAATTATGATGCAAGTGTTCGAAGAGGAATTTGAAAAGCCTTATGTTGAGCTTGCACGAACGAAAGGCGTGCAATCAACAGCCATTTTCCTTGTCCATGTTTTTCGGAATGCGATCTTATCGATTTACTTCCACTCGCCCTCCATTGTCTGGTTTACGTTATCTAATTTATTTATTATGGAATTCGTCTTCAATTTGAACGGATTAATCCGCTTTATGTATGAACATCCTACGCCAGAAATTTTCACGATAGGCGCTTTATGTCTATTTATCCCTATATTCTTGGCGTTGACACTTTACCAGTTTGTAGCGGAGCGAGTTTCAAAAGAAGAAGCGTTACTATAG
- a CDS encoding MFS transporter has protein sequence MQLFSKQQNSSFFYGWYIVMAAAIGVFFSGPGQTYAVSVFIDYYIQDFGWGRSLVSGIYSSATLAAGLLLFVVGRLVDKHGQRRMMLIMGALLAVACFWNSFVIGPVMLFIGFFMLRLFGQGSMTLIPNTLVPQWFVVKRGRALSFMAIGGFLSSASFPPLNTWLIASFGWESAWRILGFALIVIFLPVVFFIVKNKPEDIGLLPDNAISKKRLAQRREEKMEEEEQEEGFETNWTVKEAMRTRAFWFILFCVSIPALVNTGLTFHLFSILGEQGVPGSTAAIILSIMAIVGFPVTMASGFILERVNVHIVLGLSFIGQMVFILLLTQVHTYLLAIVFAVLWGIIGGIERITLNIIWPNYFGREHLGSIKGIATTTMVIGSAFGPLPFGIAFDVFGGYTEILLIILIFPILGTIAAFMSPPPSKQV, from the coding sequence ATGCAGTTATTTTCGAAGCAGCAAAACTCATCCTTTTTTTATGGATGGTATATTGTGATGGCAGCAGCCATTGGCGTCTTTTTTTCAGGACCAGGTCAAACTTACGCCGTATCTGTGTTCATTGACTATTACATTCAAGATTTTGGCTGGGGACGATCGCTTGTATCAGGCATTTATTCTTCTGCTACGCTGGCGGCTGGACTATTGTTATTTGTTGTAGGGAGATTAGTAGATAAACATGGACAGCGGCGAATGATGCTCATAATGGGGGCTTTGCTGGCAGTCGCATGTTTTTGGAATAGCTTTGTTATTGGACCTGTCATGCTATTTATTGGTTTTTTTATGCTTCGTTTATTCGGACAAGGTTCAATGACGTTAATTCCGAATACACTTGTGCCTCAGTGGTTTGTAGTAAAACGTGGGCGAGCACTTAGCTTTATGGCTATTGGTGGGTTTTTAAGCTCAGCTTCTTTTCCTCCACTTAATACATGGCTAATCGCATCGTTTGGATGGGAAAGTGCCTGGAGAATACTTGGATTCGCACTCATTGTTATTTTTCTACCTGTTGTCTTTTTCATTGTTAAAAATAAACCTGAAGACATCGGACTTCTTCCTGATAATGCCATATCGAAGAAAAGACTTGCACAACGTCGAGAAGAGAAAATGGAGGAAGAGGAGCAAGAAGAGGGCTTCGAAACGAATTGGACTGTGAAAGAAGCGATGAGAACGAGAGCATTTTGGTTTATTCTTTTTTGCGTTAGTATTCCTGCACTTGTCAATACCGGTTTAACTTTTCACTTATTTTCTATTCTAGGAGAGCAAGGTGTACCAGGAAGTACAGCTGCCATCATATTGAGTATCATGGCGATTGTTGGCTTTCCTGTAACAATGGCTTCTGGATTTATTCTCGAGCGCGTGAACGTTCATATTGTTCTTGGTTTATCGTTTATTGGCCAAATGGTATTTATCTTATTGTTAACTCAGGTGCATACTTATTTACTTGCTATTGTGTTTGCAGTTCTTTGGGGAATTATTGGAGGTATTGAACGGATTACATTAAACATTATATGGCCGAATTATTTTGGTAGGGAGCATCTAGGAAGTATTAAAGGAATTGCGACAACGACGATGGTCATAGGCTCTGCTTTTGGACCACTCCCATTTGGTATTGCTTTTGACGTTTTTGGAGGGTATACAGAAATATTATTGATTATACTTATCTTTCCAATTCTCGGTACAATTGCCGCATTTATGTCTCCACCGCCTAGTAAACAAGTATAA
- a CDS encoding GNAT family N-acetyltransferase: MKEFPEIQTERLVLTALKEEDRSSLFSIFADPLVTYYDGGKVMKTSTQALHYIRAFKDTTSISLTNTIRWGVRLKSSNTLIGTAGFQNWDRTSSKAEIGAILSRNYWSGGYGAEAAKAVIEYGFKQMKLHKIYAQTIEDNRAAVKRLDELGFHKEGRFIDHVYLRNQYYHVLVYSLFQ; encoded by the coding sequence TTGAAAGAATTCCCTGAAATTCAAACTGAACGCCTAGTTTTAACAGCACTTAAAGAAGAAGATCGTAGTTCACTTTTTTCCATATTCGCAGATCCACTTGTCACCTATTATGATGGTGGAAAAGTTATGAAAACCTCTACACAGGCCCTTCACTATATACGTGCTTTCAAAGATACCACATCGATATCTTTGACCAATACAATACGTTGGGGTGTCCGATTGAAGTCTTCAAACACCTTAATTGGTACGGCGGGTTTCCAAAACTGGGATCGCACCTCTTCTAAAGCAGAAATTGGTGCCATTCTGTCTCGAAATTACTGGAGCGGTGGTTATGGAGCCGAAGCAGCAAAAGCCGTTATAGAATACGGATTTAAACAAATGAAACTTCACAAAATTTATGCACAAACAATAGAAGACAACCGTGCCGCTGTTAAGCGTTTAGATGAGCTTGGCTTTCATAAAGAAGGACGCTTTATAGATCACGTCTATTTAAGAAATCAGTATTATCATGTGCTCGTTTATTCTCTATTCCAATAA
- a CDS encoding ABC transporter permease, with protein MKSALRNSMFMFGMIIIVLLLGSSIFYSLVYHDDIPQTFMLYDDDGNLIDRSPLSPVQVLPFGTDKFGYHLFEQIIIGAKYTIGIAFLVASMRMALSFVAGVIGGTYFRRTLRSTAGVVDAMQYIPISLLCYFILHVVLMENGMEGTFSFSFTERMVFEVIILTAVAIPTTTILISNETNAIWGREFIEGARTLGGSRRHILSKHVLPHLGPRMMIIFLQQIVNVLILLLHLGLLKLFFGGTFFNPDPMLGDEYRSVSGEWSGLIGSTFRFLSYETWIPLIPILFFVLVILALNFVLEGFKQVVDKQSNSRRMKNVELPDTKTEIDSSSFSFVHNHGEMMERKTASR; from the coding sequence TTGAAAAGTGCGTTGCGAAATTCAATGTTTATGTTCGGAATGATCATTATCGTTCTCTTATTAGGTAGCAGTATTTTTTATTCGCTCGTTTACCATGATGACATTCCTCAAACGTTTATGCTTTATGACGACGATGGAAATTTAATTGACCGATCGCCTCTTTCACCTGTACAAGTTCTTCCATTTGGTACAGATAAGTTCGGCTACCATTTGTTTGAGCAAATTATCATTGGTGCAAAATATACAATTGGAATTGCCTTTCTTGTTGCTTCAATGAGAATGGCGTTATCATTTGTTGCAGGTGTAATTGGAGGGACTTATTTTCGCCGAACGCTTAGAAGCACAGCTGGAGTGGTGGATGCGATGCAGTATATCCCTATTTCGTTATTATGTTACTTTATCCTCCATGTAGTATTAATGGAAAACGGGATGGAAGGAACGTTTTCATTCTCTTTCACTGAACGCATGGTTTTTGAAGTGATCATCTTGACAGCGGTCGCTATTCCTACAACGACGATTCTTATTTCAAATGAAACAAACGCCATTTGGGGTAGAGAATTTATTGAAGGAGCACGAACATTAGGAGGCTCAAGAAGGCATATTCTTTCAAAGCATGTACTACCGCACTTAGGACCACGAATGATGATTATTTTTCTTCAGCAAATTGTTAACGTTCTGATTCTTTTGCTACATCTTGGATTGTTGAAGTTGTTTTTTGGTGGAACGTTCTTTAATCCAGACCCTATGTTAGGTGATGAATATCGCTCGGTTTCTGGAGAATGGTCAGGGTTAATTGGATCCACCTTTAGATTCCTTTCATATGAAACATGGATTCCGTTGATTCCCATCCTATTTTTTGTTCTTGTCATACTGGCACTGAATTTTGTGTTAGAAGGCTTCAAGCAAGTGGTAGATAAGCAGTCGAATAGTAGAAGGATGAAGAATGTTGAACTTCCTGATACAAAGACAGAGATCGATTCAAGTTCCTTTTCTTTTGTTCATAATCATGGCGAAATGATGGAGAGGAAAACGGCAAGTAGATAA
- a CDS encoding sigma-70 family RNA polymerase sigma factor codes for MNDNSPLKLNTDFSTYSTLQKTELVEELMDQYGEALLRLAYTYVKDWGKAEDIIQEVFLTCFLKINTFRGEASLKNWLYRIAINRCHDYVRSWSFKNIIPSNMILNFIKNHQPSPELIAITKEESYMLRQTILQLPLKYRETFILYYHEDLSIRDISSLLDTKEATIKSRLHRARRLLESRLNNESE; via the coding sequence ATGAACGATAATTCCCCACTTAAACTGAATACAGATTTCTCTACCTATTCAACACTCCAAAAAACAGAATTAGTCGAAGAATTAATGGATCAATACGGCGAAGCTCTGCTAAGACTCGCTTATACTTATGTAAAGGACTGGGGTAAAGCAGAAGATATCATACAGGAGGTTTTTCTGACTTGCTTTTTAAAGATAAATACTTTTCGAGGAGAAGCTTCTCTAAAGAACTGGCTTTATCGCATTGCGATTAACCGTTGTCATGACTATGTACGAAGCTGGTCTTTTAAAAACATCATTCCAAGTAACATGATCTTAAATTTCATTAAGAATCATCAGCCTTCCCCAGAACTTATTGCGATAACAAAAGAAGAATCTTATATGTTACGTCAAACGATTTTACAACTTCCATTAAAATATCGTGAAACATTTATTCTCTACTATCATGAAGATTTATCCATTAGGGACATTAGTTCACTCCTTGACACAAAAGAGGCAACTATAAAATCCAGATTGCACCGGGCTCGTCGCCTTCTTGAATCAAGACTGAATAATGAAAGTGAGTGA
- a CDS encoding NUDIX hydrolase, whose protein sequence is MKASLVDIQARINGRSAEVLGNERFYKFAVLLPLIERNGELHVLFEVRARSLRRQPGEVCFPGGKVDQHDKNPKNAAVRETCEELGVLEREVTVMGELDFLVTSFQSIVYPFAGMIQSDSELSPNPDEVEEVFTVPLSHFKNHPPERHDIRVHVQPDEGFPFHLIPNGEEYNWSSSSMPEFFYYYHDYVIWGMTARILYHFIQLVNEE, encoded by the coding sequence ATGAAGGCATCGTTAGTAGATATTCAAGCTAGGATAAATGGCAGAAGTGCAGAAGTCCTTGGAAATGAGCGCTTTTATAAATTTGCCGTTCTCTTGCCTTTAATAGAACGGAATGGAGAGCTACATGTATTATTTGAAGTACGAGCACGGTCATTAAGAAGACAGCCGGGAGAGGTTTGTTTTCCGGGTGGTAAAGTAGATCAGCACGACAAAAACCCGAAAAATGCAGCAGTAAGAGAAACTTGTGAAGAGCTCGGGGTTTTAGAAAGAGAAGTTACTGTAATGGGGGAACTTGATTTCCTCGTTACATCATTCCAATCTATCGTATACCCGTTTGCGGGGATGATCCAATCAGACTCTGAATTATCACCTAATCCAGATGAAGTAGAGGAAGTGTTTACAGTTCCTTTATCTCATTTTAAGAATCACCCACCAGAGCGACATGATATACGTGTACATGTACAGCCAGATGAAGGATTCCCGTTTCATCTTATTCCGAATGGTGAAGAATATAATTGGTCATCCTCAAGTATGCCAGAGTTCTTTTATTATTATCATGACTATGTCATCTGGGGGATGACGGCAAGGATACTGTATCATTTCATTCAATTGGTGAATGAGGAATAA